The following are from one region of the Paenibacillus protaetiae genome:
- a CDS encoding ABC transporter ATP-binding protein, translating to MIVVEGLSKSFKVAKRPPGLKHALKALLRPEYTMVQALKDVSFTIQPGEIVGYIGPNGAGKSTSIKMMSGILVPDSGTCTIMGYTPWKERTAFVKHIGVVFGQRSQLWWDVPVIDSFELLKDIYKISPETYKANVTLLTETLDLQAILNTPVRQLSLGQRMRCEIAASLLHDPQVLFLDEPTIGLDAVSKIAVRNFIQTINREKGVTVILTTHDMSDIEALADRLLLIGNGTLLYDGTVQKLRARFGQRKTITADYAPCAQPFNVPGAKLVSWTPERAVLQVNTAETPVSGIIAQLSSMVELADVAVEAQPVEEMIVELYKEYRI from the coding sequence ATGATCGTTGTGGAAGGTTTATCAAAGTCGTTCAAAGTGGCGAAGCGCCCGCCCGGGCTTAAGCACGCTTTGAAAGCGCTGCTCCGGCCCGAATATACGATGGTACAGGCGCTGAAGGATGTCAGCTTTACGATTCAGCCGGGCGAAATTGTCGGCTACATCGGCCCGAATGGGGCAGGCAAATCGACCTCAATCAAAATGATGAGCGGCATTCTCGTTCCGGACAGCGGAACCTGTACCATTATGGGCTATACGCCATGGAAGGAGCGGACTGCCTTCGTGAAACATATCGGGGTCGTCTTCGGCCAGCGGTCGCAGCTGTGGTGGGATGTTCCCGTTATCGACTCGTTTGAGCTCCTCAAAGATATTTACAAAATTTCACCCGAGACATACAAAGCCAACGTAACGCTTCTCACCGAAACGCTTGATTTGCAAGCCATTCTGAACACGCCTGTCCGCCAGCTCAGCCTCGGCCAGCGCATGCGCTGCGAAATTGCCGCCTCTTTATTGCATGACCCGCAAGTTTTATTTTTGGATGAACCGACCATCGGTCTAGATGCCGTCTCCAAAATAGCCGTCCGCAATTTCATTCAGACCATTAACCGCGAAAAAGGCGTCACCGTCATTCTGACGACGCATGATATGAGCGATATCGAAGCGCTTGCCGACCGGCTGCTTCTGATCGGCAACGGCACCTTGCTTTATGACGGCACGGTACAGAAACTGCGCGCCCGGTTCGGCCAGCGCAAAACGATTACGGCCGATTATGCGCCATGTGCGCAGCCGTTTAACGTGCCGGGAGCCAAGCTTGTGTCGTGGACGCCGGAGCGGGCCGTTCTGCAGGTAAATACGGCCGAGACGCCGGTATCGGGCATTATTGCGCAGCTGTCTTCGATGGTGGAGCTTGCCGATGTGGCGGTGGAAGCGCAGCCGGTGGAGGAAATGATTGTGGAGCTGTACAAGGAGTACCGCATATGA
- a CDS encoding ABC transporter permease — protein sequence MRAYYAVCKLRLLNGLQYRAAALAGLATQFFWGFMYIMIYQAFYSNAVHSQPMSLQELVAYLWLQQSFLAFVMLWFRDPELFQLITTGNIAYELCRPTGLYGFWYAKLLAQRIASALLRCFPIMLAAMCLPKPYRLPLPPDFASLMLFIIALLLGLLVVVAVSMFIYISVFITMSPTGSILLIGVFGEFFAGVIVPVPLMPEWLQHIVYALPFRWTADFPFRVYSGNIGVHEAAVGIGVQLGWLVLLTVLGKLALDKALQKVVVQGG from the coding sequence ATGAGAGCTTATTATGCCGTATGCAAGCTCCGCCTCTTGAATGGCCTGCAATACCGCGCAGCTGCGCTAGCCGGCCTTGCCACCCAGTTTTTCTGGGGATTCATGTACATCATGATTTATCAGGCGTTTTATTCCAATGCGGTGCACAGCCAGCCGATGTCGCTGCAGGAGCTGGTCGCTTACTTGTGGCTGCAGCAGTCTTTTCTGGCGTTCGTCATGTTGTGGTTCCGTGATCCGGAGCTGTTCCAGCTCATTACAACCGGCAATATCGCTTATGAGCTATGCCGGCCGACCGGGCTGTACGGCTTCTGGTACGCCAAGCTGCTAGCGCAGCGGATTGCTAGCGCCTTGCTCCGCTGTTTCCCGATCATGCTCGCCGCGATGTGCCTGCCGAAGCCGTACCGGCTGCCGCTGCCGCCGGATTTCGCCTCATTAATGCTGTTTATCATCGCGCTGCTTCTCGGTTTGCTGGTCGTCGTAGCGGTATCCATGTTCATTTACATATCCGTCTTCATCACGATGTCGCCAACCGGCTCAATTCTGCTTATCGGGGTATTCGGCGAGTTTTTCGCCGGAGTTATTGTGCCTGTACCGCTCATGCCGGAGTGGCTGCAGCATATCGTCTATGCGCTTCCTTTCCGCTGGACGGCCGATTTCCCGTTCCGGGTTTATTCCGGCAATATCGGGGTGCATGAAGCGGCGGTCGGCATCGGCGTCCAGCTTGGCTGGCTGGTGCTGCTGACGGTGCTTGGCAAGCTTGCGCTGGATAAAGCGCTGCAAAAAGTGGTTGTGCAGGGAGGGTAA
- a CDS encoding ABC transporter permease: MKLYWKYIGILFKSQMQYRTSFLLLSFGQFFVPFTVFAGLYMLFDRFGELKGWSFYEVALCFGVIHMAFSISECFARGFDSFSSLVSAGEFDRLLVRPRSTVVQVLGSKFEFTRAGRLAQSAAVLIWALIALPVDWTIAKAVTLALMIISGIFIFAGIYILAATMCFWTIQTMELANIFTDGGREMSQYPLDIYKKAVTRFFTFIIPFGCVNYLPLQYITGRADGSALGYMLLPAAGALFIVPCLFIWHFGVRHYRSTGS, translated from the coding sequence GTGAAATTATACTGGAAATATATTGGCATCCTGTTCAAGTCGCAGATGCAGTACCGGACCAGCTTCCTGCTGCTCTCGTTCGGGCAGTTTTTTGTGCCGTTTACCGTATTTGCCGGATTGTATATGCTGTTTGACCGCTTTGGCGAGCTGAAAGGATGGAGCTTCTACGAGGTTGCGTTGTGCTTTGGCGTCATTCATATGGCTTTTTCGATCAGTGAATGTTTTGCGCGCGGCTTCGACAGCTTCTCGTCGCTTGTATCCGCCGGAGAATTCGACCGGCTGCTCGTCCGGCCGCGCAGCACGGTCGTACAGGTGCTTGGCTCGAAGTTCGAGTTCACCCGTGCGGGCAGGCTGGCGCAAAGCGCAGCTGTGCTCATATGGGCGCTTATTGCGCTGCCGGTAGACTGGACGATTGCCAAGGCGGTAACACTGGCGCTGATGATTATTAGCGGCATCTTTATTTTTGCAGGCATTTATATTTTGGCGGCTACGATGTGCTTCTGGACGATCCAGACGATGGAGCTGGCGAATATCTTTACCGACGGCGGCCGGGAAATGTCCCAATATCCGCTCGATATATACAAAAAAGCCGTCACCCGCTTCTTTACGTTTATTATCCCGTTTGGCTGCGTCAATTACTTGCCGCTGCAATATATTACAGGAAGAGCGGATGGTTCGGCATTGGGGTATATGCTGCTGCCGGCTGCCGGCGCGTTATTTATCGTGCCCTGCCTGTTTATATGGCATTTTGGCGTCCGGCACTACCGCTCAACCGGCTCCTAA
- a CDS encoding TIR domain-containing protein — protein MQKPKLFIGSASESIRYVNAVHQALSRVAEVTPWHAGAFRAGDYTMEALERQLERSDFAVFILSADDMAVMRGSTVLVPRDNTVFELGLFWGKLRKERVFFLVPDRIEDGNKEREGLTAQTFHLPSDLLGLTVLTLESRTDGNMEAAVNIACAEIAGQIAKLGIHPDNRQSKEQLQAALRQSQNLLHFFMEFTRKAFRDDFEPYERLYEAIRNGYDPSVLGSFRVTGAAVWRAKESGLAQMAGNVGQHRFFPFNVNEGKREGESRVLVVDAYLNSTMRILRLDKPVAASYLLCYPVGKEFVVTIHLSGSSDADDLPLRELVEQNEELMGTVHYLLGGDSI, from the coding sequence TTGCAAAAGCCGAAATTGTTTATCGGTTCCGCCAGCGAGTCCATCCGTTATGTGAATGCCGTCCACCAGGCGCTGTCGAGAGTGGCTGAAGTTACGCCTTGGCACGCCGGCGCCTTCCGTGCGGGCGACTATACGATGGAGGCGCTTGAGCGCCAGCTGGAGCGAAGCGATTTTGCCGTATTTATTTTATCGGCGGACGATATGGCCGTGATGCGCGGCAGCACGGTCCTTGTGCCAAGGGACAATACGGTATTTGAACTTGGCTTGTTCTGGGGCAAGCTGCGCAAGGAACGCGTGTTTTTCCTTGTGCCTGACCGGATTGAGGATGGGAATAAAGAGCGGGAGGGGCTGACCGCACAAACGTTCCATCTGCCGTCCGATTTGCTTGGCCTCACAGTACTTACGCTGGAGAGCCGCACCGACGGCAATATGGAAGCGGCGGTTAACATCGCTTGCGCCGAGATTGCGGGGCAGATCGCAAAGCTGGGCATCCATCCGGATAACCGGCAAAGCAAGGAACAGCTGCAGGCGGCGCTCCGCCAAAGTCAAAATTTGCTTCATTTTTTTATGGAGTTTACGCGTAAAGCGTTCCGCGACGATTTCGAGCCGTATGAGCGGCTGTACGAGGCGATCCGGAACGGATACGACCCGTCGGTACTTGGCAGCTTCCGGGTCACGGGAGCGGCCGTCTGGCGGGCGAAAGAAAGCGGACTTGCGCAAATGGCCGGCAACGTGGGGCAACATCGCTTTTTCCCTTTTAACGTTAACGAAGGGAAGCGGGAAGGCGAATCGAGGGTGCTGGTGGTGGATGCGTATCTGAACAGCACGATGCGTATTTTACGCCTCGACAAGCCTGTTGCGGCCAGTTATTTGCTATGTTATCCTGTTGGTAAGGAATTTGTTGTCACCATTCATTTGTCCGGCTCGTCGGACGCGGACGATTTGCCGCTGCGCGAGCTTGTGGAACAAAATGAAGAATTAATGGGCACCGTCCATTATTTGCTTGGAGGGGATTCGATATGA
- a CDS encoding metallophosphoesterase: protein MVYLLVVAALAIIFYVFLIFPTQWLKVVRVKAPTGLGIKAVQLSDIHIEHLRIGASRFRKLIEREQPDYILITGDFTQIESKLPDVERFLQQVLVPGIPAYAVFGNHDYRLDSEGRKKMIASIEGAGVKLLLNRSVKLDRFQLVGIDDFGTRHSDVQKAFREVDGSLPVVVITHDPNVIDAIPHHYDYLMAGHFHGMQFYIPFLFRFIDKGPVAKRGIIQGLHHENGRVLYISAGMGQTSPMRGCLSAARLRYMSYNAIFTALEKEYDGYGSQKTPAAAAASASASGTRQTGDTQRFAKSRSDGQIKKTVRAAES from the coding sequence TTGGTTTATTTGCTCGTCGTGGCGGCACTGGCCATTATTTTTTATGTCTTTCTTATTTTTCCCACGCAATGGCTGAAAGTCGTACGGGTAAAAGCGCCGACGGGGCTGGGCATTAAAGCGGTGCAGCTGAGTGACATTCACATCGAGCATTTGCGCATTGGCGCCAGCCGTTTCCGCAAGCTGATCGAGCGGGAGCAGCCCGATTACATTTTGATAACGGGCGATTTTACGCAGATCGAAAGCAAGCTGCCGGATGTGGAGCGTTTTTTGCAGCAGGTGCTCGTGCCGGGCATTCCCGCTTACGCCGTATTTGGCAATCACGATTACCGGCTGGATTCGGAAGGCCGGAAGAAGATGATTGCAAGCATAGAAGGCGCGGGCGTTAAGCTGCTGCTGAACCGTTCTGTTAAGCTGGACCGGTTCCAGCTGGTAGGCATCGACGACTTTGGCACCAGACACAGCGACGTACAGAAGGCGTTTCGGGAAGTAGACGGTTCGCTTCCGGTAGTTGTTATTACGCATGACCCGAATGTGATTGATGCGATCCCGCACCATTACGATTATTTGATGGCGGGGCATTTTCACGGGATGCAGTTCTATATCCCGTTCCTGTTCCGGTTTATCGACAAAGGTCCGGTCGCGAAGCGGGGCATCATTCAGGGGCTTCATCACGAGAATGGCCGTGTTCTCTACATATCGGCCGGCATGGGGCAAACCTCCCCAATGCGCGGGTGTTTATCCGCAGCGAGGTTACGGTACATGAGCTATAACGCAATATTTACAGCATTAGAGAAGGAGTATGATGGATATGGCAGCCAAAAAACGCCAGCAGCAGCCGCAGCGTCAGCAAGCGCAAGCGGCACAAGACAAACCGGCGACACTCAAAGATTTGCTAAGTCCAGAAGTGATGGACAAATTAAAAAAACAGTCCGAGCAGCTGAAAGCTGA
- a CDS encoding YqkE family protein, whose translation MDKLKKQSEQLKAEEADRVEKQRQEKEAARKAEEKRRNNDFEYLLNNTKQNWREFK comes from the coding sequence ATGGACAAATTAAAAAAACAGTCCGAGCAGCTGAAAGCTGAAGAGGCGGATCGTGTGGAAAAGCAGCGGCAGGAGAAGGAGGCCGCCCGCAAAGCGGAGGAAAAGCGGCGGAACAACGACTTCGAATACTTGCTGAATAACACCAAGCAGAACTGGCGCGAGTTCAAATAA
- the uraA gene encoding uracil permease — protein sequence MQREIQVHEKVPLGQGVLLSIQHLFAMFGSTVLVPNLFHVDPGMILLMNGIGTLLYIFICKGKIPAYLGSSFAFIAPVTLVLEKYPDNGYSAALGAFIVAGILFALVGLIVKLAGTSWISVVFPPAVMGSVVALIGLELVPVAAQMAGLINPDTAFPVWKTVTLSMITLGVTVLGAVLFRGFMKIIHILFGIVVGYIVAYFMGMVNTDAIHDAKLLSHPVVTTPSLDWSIVFTILPVALVVIVEHIGHLLVTSSIVGKDLSKDPGLHRSLLSNGISTVLSGFVGSTPNTTYGENIGVMALTKVYSIFVIGGAAVIAILLSFFGTFSAVVANIPPAVMGGVSLLLFGVIASSGLRIFVEQKVDFARPKNMLLATLVLVTGISGVKLTFGNVELKGMALATIVGILLSLLFKLFEVLRLSNDDEELTEKTPD from the coding sequence TTGCAACGAGAAATTCAAGTCCATGAAAAAGTACCGTTAGGACAAGGAGTCTTGCTCAGCATCCAGCATCTGTTTGCCATGTTTGGCAGTACGGTGCTTGTACCTAACCTGTTTCATGTCGATCCAGGCATGATTCTGCTGATGAACGGCATCGGCACACTGCTTTATATTTTCATCTGTAAAGGAAAAATCCCTGCTTATCTCGGCTCCAGCTTTGCGTTTATCGCTCCGGTCACGCTTGTACTGGAGAAATATCCGGATAACGGCTACTCGGCGGCGCTTGGCGCATTTATTGTCGCCGGGATTCTATTTGCGCTTGTTGGCCTGATTGTCAAACTGGCCGGAACGAGCTGGATCTCCGTTGTTTTCCCGCCGGCGGTTATGGGTTCCGTCGTCGCCCTGATCGGTCTCGAGCTGGTGCCGGTTGCCGCACAAATGGCCGGCTTAATTAACCCGGACACTGCGTTTCCGGTATGGAAGACCGTCACGCTCTCCATGATTACGCTTGGCGTAACCGTGCTTGGGGCTGTTTTGTTCCGCGGTTTTATGAAAATTATCCATATCCTGTTCGGCATCGTGGTAGGCTATATCGTTGCTTATTTCATGGGTATGGTCAATACAGACGCGATACATGACGCAAAGCTGTTGTCGCATCCCGTTGTAACTACGCCAAGCCTGGACTGGTCCATCGTATTTACGATTTTGCCAGTTGCACTCGTCGTGATCGTGGAACATATCGGCCATCTGCTTGTAACAAGCAGCATCGTAGGCAAAGATTTGTCCAAAGATCCCGGCCTGCACCGCTCGCTACTGAGCAACGGCATCTCTACCGTATTATCCGGCTTTGTCGGCTCGACGCCAAATACGACTTACGGTGAAAATATCGGGGTTATGGCGTTAACGAAGGTCTACTCTATTTTTGTAATCGGCGGTGCGGCTGTAATCGCAATTCTGCTGTCGTTCTTCGGCACGTTCTCGGCTGTAGTTGCGAATATCCCTCCCGCTGTCATGGGCGGCGTATCGCTGCTGTTGTTTGGCGTCATCGCATCCTCCGGGCTGCGTATATTCGTGGAGCAGAAGGTGGATTTCGCCCGCCCGAAAAACATGCTGCTCGCAACGCTCGTTCTTGTAACGGGCATCAGCGGCGTAAAACTTACGTTCGGCAACGTGGAGCTGAAAGGAATGGCGCTGGCAACCATCGTCGGCATCTTGCTCAGCCTGCTGTTCAAGCTGTTTGAAGTGCTTCGCCTCTCCAACGACGATGAAGAGCTGACGGAGAAAACGCCGGATTAA
- a CDS encoding metallophosphoesterase family protein: protein MKIVIVSDTHMPRMAKSLPAALVQQLEGADLILHAGDWTTLLVYHELARYAPVKGVAGNNDGEALVAKFGLKRIVNAGGKRFGLVHGHGPVRSRTALQTALAAFDGEQVDAVIFGHSHVPYMKRHEGVLLFNPGSPTAKRKQPLYSFGVWQLNGGELRARHVFFADKS, encoded by the coding sequence ATGAAGATCGTTATCGTGTCTGACACCCATATGCCTCGTATGGCGAAATCATTGCCCGCAGCGCTTGTACAACAGCTGGAAGGGGCGGACCTGATTCTTCATGCAGGCGATTGGACAACTTTACTAGTATATCACGAACTAGCCCGGTATGCGCCAGTAAAAGGAGTAGCCGGGAATAATGACGGTGAAGCGCTTGTTGCGAAATTCGGTTTGAAACGGATTGTGAATGCGGGAGGCAAGCGGTTCGGCCTGGTGCATGGCCATGGACCTGTCCGGAGCCGGACAGCCTTGCAGACCGCCTTGGCCGCATTTGACGGGGAACAGGTGGATGCCGTTATATTCGGGCATTCCCATGTGCCGTATATGAAACGGCATGAAGGCGTATTGCTGTTTAATCCGGGTTCGCCGACCGCCAAGCGGAAGCAGCCGCTTTATTCATTTGGCGTATGGCAGCTGAATGGCGGGGAGCTGCGCGCCCGGCATGTTTTTTTCGCGGACAAAAGCTGA
- a CDS encoding thiol-disulfide oxidoreductase DCC family protein codes for MQQRPERPRSGDQRGEGELHVQIPAERQPMKQEQNGPSQTEPLLAGQQQAPVSAGAVLLIDGECNLCNGIVQFIIKRDHKRCFRFASLQSPAGQRLLQEAGLPAGEIDTVVLLEQGAVYTRSTAALRILLRLGRGWKLMYVLAACPPAWRDWLYNQVARNRYRLFGRRDTCLVPTASIQERFLPDEETHAGAQGTSG; via the coding sequence ATGCAACAACGGCCGGAGCGGCCGCGGTCGGGAGATCAACGGGGAGAAGGGGAGCTGCACGTGCAGATACCGGCTGAACGACAACCAATGAAACAAGAACAGAACGGCCCGTCACAGACGGAGCCGCTGTTGGCAGGACAACAACAAGCGCCAGTGTCAGCAGGAGCAGTCTTGCTAATAGACGGGGAATGCAACCTTTGCAACGGAATCGTTCAATTTATTATTAAACGCGACCATAAGCGCTGCTTCCGGTTTGCTTCCCTGCAATCGCCGGCGGGACAACGGCTTCTTCAAGAAGCGGGTTTGCCGGCAGGCGAGATAGACACGGTTGTCCTGCTGGAGCAGGGGGCTGTTTATACAAGATCAACGGCAGCGCTGCGCATACTGTTGCGGCTTGGCCGCGGCTGGAAGCTTATGTACGTGCTGGCGGCATGCCCTCCTGCCTGGCGGGACTGGCTGTACAATCAGGTTGCACGCAACCGGTACCGGCTATTCGGCAGGAGAGATACATGCCTTGTTCCAACGGCGTCCATCCAGGAGCGATTTTTGCCAGACGAGGAAACGCACGCCGGGGCACAAGGGACTTCGGGGTAG
- a CDS encoding L,D-transpeptidase, translating into MPAYRIIVDLSDRMLYLLDGNVVVRGYPVGIGKMLTQTPQGEFTIINKQLNPGGPFGVLWMGLSKPHYGIHGTNDPSSIGHEVSHGCIRMYNEDVVALSRLVPVGTRVTIRP; encoded by the coding sequence ATGCCTGCTTACCGTATTATCGTTGATTTATCCGATCGGATGCTGTATCTGCTGGATGGTAATGTCGTCGTCCGGGGTTATCCCGTAGGAATCGGCAAAATGCTCACTCAGACGCCGCAAGGCGAGTTTACCATTATTAATAAACAGTTAAATCCCGGAGGGCCTTTCGGCGTGTTATGGATGGGGTTGTCGAAGCCGCATTACGGCATTCACGGGACGAATGACCCTTCATCCATCGGTCATGAAGTGTCGCATGGCTGTATTCGGATGTACAATGAAGATGTGGTGGCATTGTCGCGTCTTGTCCCGGTCGGTACACGAGTGACCATAAGACCGTAG
- a CDS encoding YheC/YheD family protein yields the protein MRQPQHTGKLKVYRYLQADQRTKAYIPHTAFLTPSRLLRMLADYGAAYVKPNIGSQGIGVCKVQKDEEGFTLDTTRKKRQIRKHFRTSKSLLRYLKSLTPYRMIIQAPIDLGRVLNKPYDIRSMVQRKPKGKWTCTGFLVKVGSPNKIVTNYHQGGRIWSIDKLLRKLNIPEEERSGEIERLKHASLNIARVLSSKRSGMQEMGIDFAIDQNKKLWVLEVNSNHPQFHPLKRINPSEYKRMARFARSYGRYDD from the coding sequence ATACGCCAGCCGCAACATACGGGCAAACTGAAGGTCTACCGCTATCTGCAGGCCGACCAGCGGACGAAAGCGTATATCCCCCATACCGCTTTTCTTACCCCATCCCGCCTTCTGCGTATGCTGGCCGATTACGGAGCTGCATATGTCAAACCTAATATTGGTTCACAAGGCATTGGCGTCTGCAAGGTTCAAAAAGACGAAGAAGGGTTCACACTGGATACCACCCGGAAAAAGCGGCAGATCCGCAAACATTTTCGCACGTCCAAAAGCTTGCTTCGATATTTGAAGTCGCTGACGCCTTACCGGATGATTATTCAAGCCCCGATTGACCTCGGCCGCGTTCTTAACAAGCCTTATGACATACGCAGCATGGTACAGCGCAAACCAAAAGGCAAATGGACGTGTACCGGCTTTTTGGTCAAAGTAGGCTCTCCCAACAAAATCGTAACCAATTATCATCAAGGCGGCCGGATCTGGTCTATCGACAAGCTGCTGCGCAAATTGAATATTCCCGAAGAGGAGCGCAGCGGGGAAATTGAGCGGTTAAAGCATGCCTCTTTGAATATCGCGCGCGTGCTCAGCTCCAAACGTTCAGGCATGCAGGAGATGGGGATCGATTTTGCAATTGACCAGAACAAAAAGCTGTGGGTTCTTGAAGTAAACTCCAACCATCCGCAATTTCATCCTTTAAAGCGCATTAATCCCTCGGAATATAAGCGGATGGCTCGTTTTGCCCGGAGCTACGGGCGTTATGACGATTAA
- a CDS encoding SDR family NAD(P)-dependent oxidoreductase — translation MKVYKGKVVVITGAGGGIGRELAIAYAAQDAYVVPLDINGEGLRETEALIARQGGLAAGYVLDVKQPEAIVEVFNDVKEKFGRVDVLLNNAGIGKWKSPYELTVEEWDTVIHTNLRGTFLCAREAAALMRRNGGGAIVNIASTRALMSEPHSEAYAATKGGIVALTHALAVSFAPDRITVNAISPGWIETGDYSALKPSDHEQHPAGRVGTPADIARACLYLTNPDNDFVTGINLVVDGGMTRKMIYEE, via the coding sequence ATAAAGGTGTACAAAGGCAAAGTTGTGGTCATAACGGGAGCTGGCGGCGGAATCGGGCGGGAGCTGGCCATCGCCTACGCTGCACAGGACGCTTATGTTGTCCCGCTCGATATAAATGGGGAGGGGCTTCGGGAGACGGAGGCTTTGATTGCCCGGCAAGGAGGTTTAGCGGCGGGGTATGTGCTGGATGTGAAGCAGCCGGAAGCAATTGTCGAAGTGTTTAATGACGTTAAAGAAAAGTTCGGGCGGGTAGATGTTCTCCTCAATAACGCGGGTATCGGAAAGTGGAAATCGCCGTATGAGCTGACGGTTGAGGAATGGGATACGGTGATCCATACGAACCTGCGGGGCACTTTTCTTTGCGCAAGGGAAGCAGCTGCCCTAATGCGCCGGAACGGAGGAGGGGCTATCGTTAATATTGCTTCGACACGCGCTTTAATGTCCGAGCCTCATTCAGAAGCGTATGCCGCAACCAAAGGCGGCATTGTGGCGCTGACCCATGCGCTTGCCGTATCTTTTGCGCCGGACCGCATTACGGTTAATGCAATCAGCCCTGGCTGGATTGAAACGGGCGATTATAGCGCTCTGAAGCCGTCTGATCATGAGCAGCATCCAGCAGGGAGAGTGGGGACTCCGGCGGATATCGCCAGAGCATGCCTCTATTTGACGAACCCGGATAATGATTTTGTGACCGGAATTAATTTGGTTGTGGATGGCGGCATGACCCGGAAAATGATTTACGAGGAATAA